One part of the Tolypothrix sp. NIES-4075 genome encodes these proteins:
- a CDS encoding SRPBCC family protein has protein sequence MASSSGNELSKGQGAEAGETERWASLVGGGAMVLMGLSQRSLRGVLMALAGGGLVYQGVTKQSTIQQAQEAIGINKSIKVEKTVTINKPADELYRFWHDFENLPRFMKHLKSVTVQNDKRSHWIANAPLDSSVEWDADILEDRENEFISWASVEGADVENSGFIRFKKAPGDRGTEVKVVLEYSPPGGALAAAFAKLFGEEPEQQIGDDLRRFKMLMEAGEIATTEGQPKGG, from the coding sequence ATGGCTTCGAGTTCGGGGAATGAGTTGAGTAAGGGTCAAGGCGCTGAGGCTGGTGAAACTGAGCGTTGGGCATCTCTTGTAGGTGGCGGTGCGATGGTGCTGATGGGTTTAAGTCAGCGTTCTTTGCGCGGGGTGCTGATGGCTTTGGCTGGTGGCGGTTTGGTGTATCAGGGTGTAACTAAGCAAAGCACGATTCAGCAAGCACAGGAGGCGATTGGTATAAATAAATCTATTAAGGTTGAAAAGACGGTAACGATAAATAAGCCAGCTGATGAACTTTATCGCTTTTGGCACGATTTTGAGAATTTGCCTCGGTTTATGAAGCATCTCAAATCTGTGACTGTGCAAAATGATAAAAGGTCGCATTGGATTGCGAATGCACCTTTGGATAGTAGTGTGGAATGGGATGCAGATATATTGGAAGACCGAGAAAATGAGTTTATTTCTTGGGCTTCGGTGGAAGGTGCAGATGTGGAGAATTCTGGTTTTATCCGCTTTAAGAAAGCACCAGGCGATCGCGGTACTGAAGTAAAGGTAGTACTTGAATATAGCCCGCCAGGTGGAGCCTTAGCCGCTGCATTTGCCAAGCTTTTTGGTGAAGAACCAGAACAACAAATTGGTGATGATTTGCGCCGTTTCAAAATGCTAATGGAAGCTGGCGAAATTGCCACAACTGAAGGACAACCAAAAGGTGGGTAA